From a region of the Primulina eburnea isolate SZY01 chromosome 7, ASM2296580v1, whole genome shotgun sequence genome:
- the LOC140837046 gene encoding strychnine-11-hydroxylase-like — MASEVFLVLCLSFIAPLFLFFLLKKKRTKKLPPGPQKLPIIGNLHQLTGKLPHRSFQELSKTYGDLMLLHLGSVPTLIVSSADMAREIFKSHDLAFSGRPRIYLGKKSDFVSSCTIALAPYGEYWRQVRKIAVLELFSVKRVQSFGRIRDEEVAFMIQRISEHNADPVNLSSLAFSLSNNVICRAAFGTMSPDDHGNKDGRTSKFQQMLLEMQQLAAEFNVANVFPWLAWVNKFNGVERRIDKIFMETHAFFDKVIQEHRDPERPKPDQEDIIDVLLRIQDDPNQEIKLNDEHVKGLLGELFSAGTHTSFTTIEWTMAELIRNPQVKEKAQQEVRKTCKGNVLVEEKDLQRLTYLKSVIKESWRLHPPVPLLVPRETTEDCTIDNKYEIPAKTQVLFNAAAIGSDPKYWENPEKFCPERFLNSEIDFRGHHFELLPFGAGRRACPGINFAVSLVELALANLLFSFDWELPRGMSAQELDMEEALGIATHKKIPLCLVASPPTNDLH, encoded by the exons ATGGCTTCTGAAGTTTTTTTGGTACTCTGTCTCAGCTTCATCGCACCTTTATTCTTGTTCTTCCTCCTGAAAAAGAAGAGAACGAAAAAGCTCCCTCCTGGCCCTCAAAAGCTCCCAATTATAGGCAATCTTCATCAGCTAACTGGGAAGTTGCCTCATCGATCCTTCCAAGAATTATCCAAAACATACGGAGATCTCATGCTCTTGCATTTGGGGTCGGTGCCTACATTGATCGTCTCGTCGGCCGACATGGCacgagaaatctttaaatcaCACGATCTTGCTTTCTCGGGGAGACCGCGCATTTATTTAGGCAAGAAAAGCGATTTTGTTTCATCCTGTACTATTGCTTTAGCACCATACGGTGAGTATTGGAGACAAGTAAGAAAAATCGCGGTTTTGGAACTATTTTCGGTTAAGAGGGTCCAATCTTTTGGTAGAATACGGGACGAAGAGGTGGCTTTCATGATTCAACGTATATCTGAACACAATGCAGATCCTGTAAATTTGAGTTCATTAGCATTTTCGCTGTCGAATAACGTCATCTGTCGGGCTGCTTTTGGAACGATGAGCCCTGATGATCATGGGAACAAAGATGGAAGAACGAGCAAGTTTCAACAAATGCTTCTTGAAATGCAGCAGCTGGCTGCTGAATTTAATGTTGCAAACGTTTTTCCATGGCTGGCTTGGGTTAACAAGTTTAACGGTGTCGAACGGAGGATCGACAAGATTTTTATGGAGACGCACGCCTTTTTCGACAAAGTTATACAAGAACATCGTGATCCCGAGAGGCCTAAACCTGATCAAGAAGATATTATTGATGTTTTGCTTCGAATTCAGGACGACCCCAATCAAGAAATCAAGCTGAATGATGAGCATGTCAAGGGTCTTCTTGGA GAACTATTCTCTGCTGGAACTCATACTTCATTTACAACAATCGAATGGACAATGGCAGAGCTGATAAGAAACCCCCAAGTTAAAGAAAAAGCTCAACAAGAAGTGAGAAAAACTTGTAAAGGAAATGTATTAGTAGAAGAGAAGGATCTCCAAAGACTCACATACCTAAAATCAGTCATAAAAGAGTCGTGGAGGCTCCATCCACCTGTCCCGTTACTGGTCCCTAGAGAAACTACCGAGGATTGCACCATTGACAACAAATACGAAATCCCAGCAAAGACACAAGTCCTTTTTAACGCAGCTGCAATCGGAAGTGACCCAAAATATTGGGAAAACCCGGAAAAGTTCTGTCCTGAGAGGTTTTTGAATAGCGAGATCGATTTCAGAGGACATCATTTTGAGTTGTTGCCATTTGGTGCTGGCAGAAGAGCTTGCCCTGGAATCAATTTTGCAGTTTCTTTGGTAGAGCTTGCACTCGCGAATCTTTTGTTTTCGTTCGATTGGGAGCTCCCCCGGGGAATGTCAGCGCAAGAGCTTGATATGGAAGAAGCACTTGGGATCGCAACGCACAAGAAAATCCCACTTTGCCTCGTAGCTTCTCCACCGACAAATGATCTCCATTGA
- the LOC140837047 gene encoding 28 kDa ribonucleoprotein, chloroplastic-like — protein MAANGFLITVPARLTISKVSYSYPYLSMPFKPVKSQLSSSCSSFSFSSISFPSVFSPDKRETLLRVSAMAAQQEGHNPAVLEEERGEEEGVLRGIANWDISENESVGEETDAIVEAVGDSGEDDGYVEPPEEAKVFVGNLPYDVDSEKLAQIFEQSGVVEISEVIYNRDTDQSRGFGFVTMSTVEEAKKAVEMFHRYEINGRLLTVYKAAPKGSQPERLPRVFEPTYRIYAGNLPWGLDDERLEEIFSEHGKVISARVVSDRETRRSRGFGFVVMSSESEMNDAIANLDGQNLDGRAIRVSFAEERQRRSSL, from the exons ATGGCGGCAAATGGTTTCTTGATTACAGTCCCCGCACGACTCACCATCTCGAAAGTTTCATATTCATACCCTTATCTATCTATGCCATTCAAACCAGTTAAATCCCAGCTCTCGAGTTCTtgttcttctttttctttttcttcaatCTCATTCCCTTCTGTGTTTTCTCCGGACAAGAGAGAAACCCTTTTGAGAGTTTCTGCGATGGCTGCTCAGCAAGAAGGGCACAACCCAGCTGTTCTTGAAGAAGAGCGAGGTGAGGAAGAGGGGGTTCTTCGGGGGATTGCTAACTGGGATATTTCGGAGAACGAATCCGTAGGTGAGGAGACTGATGCTATCGTGGAAGCTGTGGGGGATTCTGGAGAGGATGATGGGTATGTAGAACCGCCTGAGGAAGCTAAAGTGTTTGTTGGGAATCTGCCATATGATGTTGATAGTGAGAAGTTGGCTCAGATTTTTGAGCAGTCTGGTGTTGTGGAGATTTCCGAG GTCATTTACAATAGAGACACTGACCAAAGTCGAGGGTTCGGGTTTGTGACCATGAGCACTGTGGAAGAAGCTAAGAAGGCTGTGGAAATGTTTCATCGCTAT GAAATAAATGGAAGGCTGCTAACAGTATACAAAGCTGCTCCAAAAGGATCACAGCCTGAGCGCCTTCCCCGGGTTTTTGAACCCACATACAGAATTTATGCGGGAAACCTTCCATGGGGTTTGGATGACGAGCGTCTTGAGGAGATATTCAGCGAGCACGGTAAAGTCATAAGTGCTCGAGTAGTCTCTGATAGAGAGACTCGAAGATCACGTGGCTTTGGCTTTGTGGTGATGTCAAGCGAGTCTGAAATGAACGATGCCATCGCTAACCTCGACGGACAG AACTTGGATGGGCGAGCAATCAGAGTAAGCTTCGCTGAAGAGAGACAAAGGCGCAGTAGTTTATAA